In one Bacillus mesophilus genomic region, the following are encoded:
- a CDS encoding metal ABC transporter solute-binding protein, Zn/Mn family, which produces MKKLSILLTLFLIISVFLMGCNEQTNNEPATETTSQETETETEITETKESALKVYTTIYPLEYFTKRIGGDHVDVTNIVPPGADGHTYEPTAKTMVDVADSNAFIYTGAGIEGYADAINEALKNEDVIIVKAADGIELIPHSENHEEHGHGEHEEEASHDEHEEEAAHDDHAHDEHEEEAGHEEHGEDAHNHGDLDPHVWLDPLLSIQLSENILHVLEELKPDAKADFEKNFNELKIELEQLDQEFKDTIANSSTKEMIVAHAAYGYWEARYGIEQISVSGLSPTNEPSQQELTKIIDTAKEHKIKYVIFEQNVSTKIAEIIKNEIKAEALTLHNLESLSEDDSSNNQDYFSLMKKNLETLKTALN; this is translated from the coding sequence ATGAAGAAATTATCCATTTTACTAACTTTATTTCTTATTATAAGTGTATTTCTAATGGGCTGTAATGAGCAGACCAACAACGAACCAGCTACAGAGACAACTTCTCAGGAAACGGAAACAGAGACAGAAATAACTGAAACAAAAGAAAGTGCGTTAAAGGTATACACGACCATCTATCCACTAGAATATTTCACTAAAAGAATAGGTGGAGATCATGTAGACGTTACTAATATCGTTCCTCCTGGTGCTGATGGACACACATATGAACCCACTGCAAAAACGATGGTAGACGTTGCAGATTCTAATGCCTTTATCTATACAGGTGCAGGAATTGAAGGTTATGCAGATGCAATAAATGAAGCTTTAAAAAATGAAGATGTTATAATTGTAAAAGCAGCTGATGGGATTGAGTTGATTCCCCACAGTGAAAATCATGAGGAACATGGACATGGTGAGCACGAAGAGGAAGCAAGCCATGATGAGCACGAAGAAGAAGCAGCACACGATGACCATGCTCATGATGAGCACGAAGAAGAAGCTGGACACGAGGAGCATGGAGAAGATGCCCACAATCATGGTGATCTAGATCCACACGTTTGGTTAGATCCTTTACTCTCTATTCAGCTTTCAGAGAATATACTGCATGTTCTTGAAGAATTGAAACCTGACGCAAAAGCAGATTTTGAGAAGAACTTTAATGAATTAAAGATAGAACTTGAACAGTTAGATCAAGAATTTAAGGACACAATTGCTAACTCTTCAACTAAGGAAATGATCGTCGCGCATGCTGCTTATGGTTATTGGGAAGCTAGATACGGAATCGAGCAAATTAGTGTATCTGGACTGTCACCAACCAACGAGCCTTCACAGCAAGAATTAACAAAAATTATTGATACTGCAAAAGAACATAAGATTAAGTATGTTATTTTTGAACAAAATGTATCAACGAAGATAGCTGAAATTATTAAGAATGAAATTAAAGCTGAGGCATTAACACTTCATAACCTTGAGTCACTTTCTGAAGATGATAGTAGTAATAATCAGGACTATTTCAGTTTAATGAAAAAAAATCTCGAGACTTTAAAAACAGCATTAAACTAA
- a CDS encoding DUF1540 domain-containing protein, producing the protein MALDVLCEVSSCVHNISNENKCGASQIYVVNHKEKNASSSGETDCKTFEPADL; encoded by the coding sequence ATGGCATTAGACGTATTATGTGAAGTAAGTAGCTGTGTTCACAATATCAGCAATGAAAACAAATGTGGTGCTTCTCAGATTTATGTTGTAAATCATAAAGAGAAGAACGCTTCTTCTAGCGGAGAAACAGATTGTAAGACATTTGAACCAGCTGATCTATAA
- a CDS encoding DUF2325 domain-containing protein: MRSLMVVGADHLGLITEKLINTGFGEIHHIDGRKVNSVKKGIPENIDIVFVLTDYVNHNLAKVIKQKAKEKEKPIYFVKRSWSSMYAVIQEIKVGS, translated from the coding sequence ATGAGATCATTAATGGTTGTGGGTGCAGATCATTTAGGTTTAATTACAGAAAAGTTAATAAATACTGGTTTTGGTGAAATCCACCATATAGATGGTCGTAAGGTGAATTCTGTTAAAAAGGGTATTCCTGAAAATATAGATATTGTCTTTGTTTTGACTGATTATGTTAATCATAATTTAGCAAAGGTGATTAAACAAAAAGCAAAGGAAAAAGAGAAGCCTATCTATTTTGTAAAACGCTCTTGGAGTTCTATGTATGCAGTTATTCAGGAAATCAAAGTAGGTAGCTAA
- a CDS encoding o-succinylbenzoate--CoA ligase — MLVQQEVPNWLLQRAFLTPNRVALKMGEREITFSSLHTQVLQMAGRLSTLGIQKGTKVGLLSHNSIEMIEVIHAIKYLGGVTVLLNTRLTANEIAWQLQDANTEFLVTDSTFSTSLHIVINIPVFSFDTLYDIQPDENVRIQEEFNLMDIDTIMYTSGTTGKPKGVIQTYGNHYWSSIGSALNLGIHQDDCWLACVPFFHVSGLSILMKSVIYGMKVIVQEQFDHIKVNRAIMEENVTMISVVSTMLTQMVDHLERFHFRYPASLRCVLLGGGPAPKVLLEKGKEYNIPVFQTYGMTETASQIVTLAPEDSLNKLGSAGKPLFHSQIKIIENGEEQPAMKAGEIVVKGPTVTYGYLNQPEATQSSIKEGWLHTGDIGYVDDEGFLFVLDRRKDLIISGGENIYPAEIEGVLLSHPKITEAGVVGILDEKWGQVPVAFVVGVELTSQEVEAYCKAQLAKYKVPKQIYFVSSLPRNATNKLQRHKLQELVKIDKG; from the coding sequence ATGTTGGTTCAGCAGGAAGTTCCCAATTGGCTGTTACAAAGGGCCTTTTTAACTCCAAATCGTGTTGCTCTCAAAATGGGAGAACGGGAGATTACTTTTTCAAGTTTACATACACAAGTATTGCAGATGGCCGGCAGATTATCTACGCTTGGCATTCAAAAGGGCACAAAAGTTGGGCTATTATCTCATAATAGCATTGAAATGATTGAAGTCATTCATGCTATTAAATACCTTGGTGGTGTCACAGTTTTACTTAATACGAGATTAACAGCTAATGAAATCGCTTGGCAGCTTCAAGATGCTAATACTGAATTTCTGGTAACAGATTCCACATTTTCAACTAGCTTACATATAGTAATAAACATCCCAGTATTTTCATTTGATACTTTATATGATATTCAACCAGACGAAAATGTTAGAATCCAAGAGGAGTTCAATTTGATGGACATCGATACGATTATGTATACCTCTGGGACAACCGGAAAGCCAAAAGGGGTCATTCAAACCTATGGCAATCACTATTGGAGTTCAATAGGCTCAGCACTTAATCTTGGTATACATCAAGATGATTGCTGGTTAGCTTGTGTTCCGTTTTTCCATGTTAGTGGTTTATCCATCCTTATGAAAAGTGTGATCTATGGGATGAAGGTCATTGTACAAGAACAATTTGACCATATTAAAGTAAATCGTGCCATTATGGAAGAGAATGTTACGATGATATCGGTTGTTAGTACGATGCTTACACAAATGGTGGACCATCTTGAGAGATTTCATTTTCGCTATCCAGCAAGCCTCAGATGTGTGTTATTAGGTGGAGGTCCAGCCCCAAAAGTCTTATTAGAAAAAGGCAAGGAATATAATATTCCAGTTTTTCAAACCTACGGGATGACCGAAACTGCTTCGCAAATTGTTACACTAGCTCCCGAAGACAGTTTGAACAAACTAGGCTCTGCTGGAAAACCACTCTTTCACTCTCAAATTAAGATTATTGAGAATGGAGAAGAACAACCTGCAATGAAAGCTGGAGAGATCGTCGTGAAAGGTCCTACGGTTACTTATGGATACCTTAATCAGCCAGAAGCTACTCAGTCATCCATTAAAGAAGGGTGGCTACATACTGGTGACATCGGCTATGTTGATGATGAAGGCTTCCTCTTCGTGCTAGACCGACGAAAGGATCTCATTATATCTGGCGGAGAAAATATTTATCCAGCCGAAATTGAAGGTGTTCTTTTATCACATCCAAAAATAACGGAAGCAGGTGTGGTAGGTATCTTAGATGAAAAGTGGGGGCAGGTTCCTGTCGCGTTTGTTGTAGGAGTTGAGCTAACCTCACAGGAAGTCGAAGCTTATTGTAAAGCTCAACTTGCCAAATATAAGGTCCCTAAGCAAATTTACTTCGTTTCCTCGCTTCCAAGGAATGCTACGAATAAATTACAGCGTCATAAGCTTCAGGAATTAGTAAAAATAGATAAAGGTTAG
- the menB gene encoding 1,4-dihydroxy-2-naphthoyl-CoA synthase, whose product MTVEWIAERKYEDILYETHNGIAKITINRPEVRNAFRPKTVMELIDAFAYARDDQNIGVIVLAGAGDEAFCAGGDQKVRGHGGYVGEDQIPRLNVLDLQRLIRVIPKPVVAMVSGYAIGGGHVLHIVCDLTIAADNAIFGQTGPKVGSFDAGYGSGYLARIVGHKKAREIWFLCRQYNAQEALDMGLVNTVVPLDQLEAETVQWCKEMLEKSPTALRFIKAAMNADTDGLAGLQQFAGDATLLYYTTDEAKEGRDAFKEKRNPDFKQFPRFP is encoded by the coding sequence ATGACAGTAGAATGGATTGCAGAAAGAAAGTATGAAGACATTTTGTATGAAACACATAATGGAATTGCTAAAATTACCATTAATCGTCCAGAGGTTAGAAATGCATTTCGCCCTAAGACAGTAATGGAATTAATTGATGCATTTGCTTATGCACGTGACGATCAAAACATTGGGGTTATTGTATTAGCTGGAGCTGGCGATGAAGCATTTTGTGCTGGTGGAGACCAGAAAGTACGTGGACACGGTGGGTACGTTGGTGAAGATCAAATCCCACGTTTAAATGTTCTTGATTTACAAAGACTGATTCGTGTTATACCGAAGCCTGTTGTAGCAATGGTTTCTGGATATGCAATTGGTGGAGGACACGTTTTACATATCGTTTGTGATTTAACGATTGCAGCTGATAATGCAATTTTTGGACAAACTGGACCTAAAGTAGGAAGCTTTGATGCAGGATACGGTTCAGGTTACTTAGCACGTATCGTAGGACATAAAAAGGCTAGAGAAATTTGGTTCTTATGTCGCCAATACAATGCTCAGGAAGCATTAGATATGGGCTTAGTCAACACAGTTGTTCCTTTAGATCAGCTTGAAGCTGAAACGGTTCAATGGTGTAAAGAAATGTTAGAAAAGAGTCCAACTGCTCTACGCTTTATAAAAGCAGCTATGAATGCTGATACTGATGGATTAGCAGGATTACAGCAATTTGCTGGAGATGCAACGCTTTTATACTATACAACTGATGAGGCAAAAGAAGGAAGAGACGCTTTCAAGGAGAAACGTAATCCAGACTTTAAGCAATTCCCTCGTTTCCCATAA
- the menH gene encoding 2-succinyl-6-hydroxy-2,4-cyclohexadiene-1-carboxylate synthase: MEIMLNGVTYSYMLKGEGQAILLLHGFTGCKENWSFLVESLSKRYKVIALDLIGHGQTHSPEVDHRYSFEKVCGDLHDLLDHLSITKVHLLGYSMGGRVALAFSIMYPSKVESLILESSSPGLIDEEERFTRIKADHTLADDILSNGIMAFVNKWEEIPLFSTQKMLSKQVKDKIREQRLRNNPVGLANSLKGMGTGIQPSYWDKLSSIKKPILLLCGELDPKFCEIAEKMKQRIPQAIVFQIPRVGHAIHVEQPDVFGKIVDEFLHNNNH; this comes from the coding sequence ATGGAGATTATGTTGAATGGTGTCACATATTCCTATATGCTAAAAGGTGAGGGGCAAGCTATACTATTATTGCATGGATTCACTGGGTGCAAAGAAAATTGGTCTTTCCTAGTTGAATCATTATCTAAGCGATATAAGGTGATTGCACTTGATCTAATAGGGCATGGACAAACTCATTCACCAGAGGTGGATCATCGATACTCGTTTGAAAAGGTTTGTGGTGATCTTCACGACCTTTTAGATCATTTGTCTATAACGAAGGTTCACCTTCTTGGTTATTCAATGGGAGGTAGAGTCGCATTAGCGTTTTCTATTATGTATCCTAGTAAGGTAGAATCATTAATACTAGAGAGTAGCTCACCAGGCTTGATAGATGAAGAGGAACGGTTCACTCGTATAAAGGCAGATCACACATTAGCAGATGACATTTTGAGCAATGGTATCATGGCGTTTGTGAACAAATGGGAGGAGATTCCTCTATTTTCAACACAAAAAATGTTAAGTAAGCAGGTAAAAGATAAGATTCGGGAACAAAGGCTCCGAAATAATCCTGTAGGACTTGCTAACAGTTTAAAAGGAATGGGAACGGGCATTCAGCCATCATACTGGGACAAGCTTTCATCTATCAAAAAACCCATACTCCTTTTATGTGGTGAGTTAGATCCAAAGTTTTGTGAGATTGCAGAAAAGATGAAGCAGCGTATTCCTCAAGCTATTGTTTTTCAAATTCCGAGAGTTGGGCATGCCATACATGTGGAACAACCCGATGTTTTTGGTAAAATAGTAGATGAGTTTTTACATAATAATAATCACTAG